DNA from Daucus carota subsp. sativus chromosome 1, DH1 v3.0, whole genome shotgun sequence:
ATCAGTCACCAGATTGCAGAGAGGAATCCAAACTAAAATAGCAGACCTCCAGCCATGGTATAACCCATCAGAGTCAGAAATATTGTTCCGCTGCGCAACAGACATCATTTAATCAAAACACTGtataacaaacatatatatagatttaaGCACGAAAGATCTTTACCTGACCCATTACACAGAGGACTCGTTTGTAAAGGAGAAATAATGGAGAAAAAGCTTCAACGGAGAACGGTAAGGCTGTGTCATACCCAGTATTTGTTATACCTGCCGACATGCCGAGAATGACTGATTGGAAACATCAGACAAAGGAGTTCTACCATGCTTGCTGTCGGAACAGTGACCACAAGCAGCTGCAAGACCGGTGCCTGTATGATATAGGAACATGAACATCGTTGCAGACGAAAAATAATGCAGGCAAATGAATACACAAAAACTTTAACAGGCAGCTTTAGAAACACTCACCAGAGTGCAGAGAGGAATCCAAACTAAAATCAGCAGACCTCCAACCATGGTAAAACCCATCAGAATCAGATATATTGTTATGCTGCGGAAACAGAGTTCATTTGATAAAAGCACCGTGCAAACAAAATTTTGTGTGAATAAAACTTACTTCGTCAACATTTGATAAAATATCGTTTGAGATCACATGAGCAGGACTTATTTCGTCAACAATCACAGAATCAGTTACAGATCTTGTAAGCATGGGCGTTGACAAACCTCTGTTTGAGGAATCATATCGTCCTTTTTGAGCTTACGTGCAAATCATTAGACATGAATTAGACATAAATGGAAAAATGAGTTAATATAAATGACATAGGGACAGTTAAATACCTGACTTAGTTGTAGAACGACAATAAAAAGGACTGTTTTCATCAGAGAAAATACGCCCAGTATCTTTACCATGCTTGTCGCCGGAACAGTGGCCACGGGTAGCTGCAAGCCCGGTGTGGTCAACTTGAAGCAAATGTACGACGCTGCCTGTATAATATAGAAGAATGGACATCTTTGAAAACTAAAAACAGAACATGCAAATGAATAAACAAAAGCCTAAAGTACCAGCTTTAAAAAAACTCACCAGATGGCATAGATGAATGAAAACTAAAATCAGGAGACCTCCAACCATGATCCAACCCATCAAAATCAGAATCAGACATATTGTTAGGCTGCGAAAGAAAAGTTAATTGGATAAAATAACagtagaaaataaatttagcagAGATTTGCATACGATGAATCTTTACCCGACCCATTGTAAATTACAGTCGCTTGTTAATAACAAAATGGCGGAGGAAGCTCGGGGATAAAGCAGACAGAGATTATGGGGGAAAACAGAACAAAAGCAGAGTAGAGAAATGGAGAGATGGATCGGGAGCGAGTAGAAGAACAATAATAGAGcactgaaatttgaattttcaaaatgaaagataaatttaaaagaggAGGAAAAAGGGGGCCGCATAAGTCAACTGCTGCAGGGGAAGTAATGATCAATGGCAAGTTTTGTAAATAAGAGGCCCGCGAAGGACAACCATAGTAAAAGTGACTCGCATTTGCCTTCAGGATTTATATTCTATAGATGTGTACAGAACAATAAAAAAGACACGACACGAACCTGACCCGCAATCCGATTTATCACAAAATCTGAAAGTGATCCGAAAATTACTTGATagacccgaaattagaattttaagtgatttttaCTTGATCCGGAATCATTTCGATTGCTGACATGAACACGACCTGTTATTCGAAATCGCCGTCCCAGCTCTGTGTATCAAATTCAAGTCTACGCTAGTAAGCATGCAGGATTGACTCTATGCTTTTATGCAAACCGGTTTTCGAGTGGCAAAACTACTGGAGTATGACTAGGCTGAATCTCGAATTTTAGCTCAAATTATTGAGTCATGAACTCGAGTATAATAATTCTCTATTGGAGGACATTTATTTTCTCTCTCGAGTTTAACCAAATAATATAGACATTCCAcaaaaaacatattaatttaaGCCCCTTACTATATTTCCTCTCCTTCTATCTGcaatatttaagattttaagtTCACTAATACAAAATTGAGAAATGAACGTAATTGTTGCTTTCGTATTATCTTCCTGTGGTACAAGAGAACAATGGACACTCGGAGAGATCTGATATTCTTCAAACACTAGCTACTGAACCAAAGCATGTACACACACGCAAATAAACACATACCAGGCCCAACCTGTATCTAATCGATTCCTGATTTTTGAATTCATACATCATTTCTCGAATCAGAGAGAATCAAACTCACAAAACAATCACGCACactaactttattttatttatatccaaaaaaacCAACGAAATTTAATCATGCAACATACTAAAATTTAATTCCTCCATTTCCTGTCTGGACCTCCCGCACGGCTACCATACCTCGGAGACCCGGTATCATATCCACGCCCACCACCTCCACCATATGGTCCGCTGTCACGACGACCATAACCGCCTCCACCTCCTTCCCGTCTTCCACCACTATGACGGAAAcctcctccacctccacctccatttgCCCTCGACTGAGCCTCATTCACCGTAATGTTGCGTCCATCTAGACTCTGCCCATTCATTCCCTCAATCGCTTCTCGTAATGCATGCTCTTCTCTGAACGTCACAAATCCGAATCCCCTCGATCTCCCGGTCTCGCGATCATTCACAATCtatcaaataaaaaacatacaatatcaaattaaacttaaaaaaaatatgaagcaCATGATGATCAATTAGATATCAGCTTATCAAATTTGCAAGATTAGTGGCTGAgaaattacatataataaacataattaaaaagGCATAACCGATCTTAACGTACCAGAGGAGAGGATGAGGATGAGTAAAAGTAACAAAAAGAGAGCTAGAGAGTATGATGATAACAGAAACAAAAGCAGAACAGGTAACAAATGATCAAGATCACTAGTAACAAATAACACATCAGACTGCGCTAGCTGCCCCCGTCACCGACCTTCGAATCCACGACTTCTCCGAACTGAGAGAACGCGTTGCCCAGAGTCCTGTCAGTAGTGGCCCATGCCAGTCCTCCCACAAAGCATCGAAACTCTACATCTGCAGCTGCCATTGTCACGATGggattaatattattaatttatatttaaagagtTAAAATTTAGTGGGAGAAAGCAATGAAGAGAGGAGAGCTGAATGGAGGGGTTAAATAGGTGAATCAGCCTAGTTTTAGTGATGATTCATTGACCCAGTTTTGTTGTTTGTCCATTCTTTGCGCTCTGTTCTTGCGCTGCTACTACCGAGTTTCACTCTATTTTGTTGCAACTCAAACTCAACTAATTTCTAGCTTTTCCTCTACGTTTCCTAATTTTGCGTTTTCATTTTAATGGTTCAAAATCAATTAGAATTATAAATCAAGAGATGCAAAACAAACCTATTTATTTATCCCATCGATCAACTTGCTCTGTCACTTAAAAATTGTATGCCCCTGCTAATAATTAGACATTAAAAGATCGTGATCCGTCTTCGTTTTAGAGAATGTTCATGATCATAAGAAGCATATTGttataaataacatatacaAGAAGTTCTTGTCTAATGTCCTCACGAGGACTGAAATTATAAGAGGATTCAAACAACATGACGTACACCATAATTGATCATATCCAAATTCAAAAGCACAGTGATAGAGATATGCGTACAACTGAAGAACAGATTGTAGCTGATCTGTTAAGTAAGTGCAGGATTTTACAAAGTCATAGTATATTCAAGCACAATCACTTCCGTCCATATGTTGCGGTTAAAACCCGTGGTAACAAAACATGTTAAAACATCAGTTACTGTTGTGGGATGGATCTTTAAACAGTTCAATTATTTTTCGTTCTCATATTAAGGTTTGTAAGCAAGTCCAATCCGATGTCAAAAGAGGTGCAGCACCAAATGTAAATATTTAACAGAACATTGTCACTTAGGGCTATTGCTTCCAGTCTATTCTGAATAATTAGACAAGGAATCACTGCTGCATGCCCCTAATGAACTGcttattttttttgacggaaTGAACTGCTTATTTTAAATGACTGGAATACTGATTCTTTTATTCTGATCGCTCTATTCAAGGAATCACTGCTGCATGCCCCTAATGAACTGCTTATTTTAAATGACTGGAATACTCTGATCGCTCTATTGAGACAATAATCTGTTAAACAAAGAAATCAGATCAGAAGTCCCATTGTCTTCACAAAAAACGTAAAATGCAATATCTCATGTTCATGAGATGAATAAATTCTGTGTACAAAACATTGTCATGCTATGCTACTGCAAGAGAATTAAACACTCGTCTCCAGTTGCGAAACTGCAGCATTTGAGTAGATAGGGTGAAGCATATGACCTTCCTTGGGCTCAACATGCACCCATTTGCGTCCACTAAGCTTATGGTGTTCAAACTTGACATTACCTTCTTTTAAAGCAAATAGAGTGTGGTCTTTGCCGATCCCAACATAATTCCCAGGGTGGAATCGGGTGCCTCTTTGACGAACAATAATGTTTCCAGGTATGACTCTctgttattatatttatcataaagttaataaataataattagactcaatattattataatacattGCAACAATAATTAGGTCCTTAAACAAGTACACTAGAATCAAAATTTGCTTACTTCTCCACCAAACTTCTTCACCCCAAGATTCTTGGGTTTTGAATCTCTCCCATTTTTTGTGGAACCTGCAGTTTTCTTGGAAGCCCAACGCCTCAATATCAAGTTCAAACCCCCTCCAGATGCATCTAGTTATCACAACATTAAATTATTGACCTTTAGCATCTTCATGGTGAAGAGTAACTtaacattattatttattaccattgatttattttaattcattgACTGACTACTAGGAACTCAAATCAGTACTTCATTATAAGAAAACATACCACTACCAGAACTGTAGACTGGAACTTTTGATACCAGCTCACTGAGATTCAGTCTTCTACACAGGGATGTTGCATAATTCATCATGTCCTATAAAAATAGGAGAACTTTGAGAAATTATTCATGCGGAATCAATCTAGTAAAGATCAATGTGCTTGACGACCATAGAGTTTTGAAAGATCACACAGTCACAACATCAGTTTTGGACTTGACCTAACAATAGATTATGCATTTTTCCAAATTTACTATGACACATGAAACAATTTTAGTACCAATACTGGATTGAAGGCATTGGACGCAGAACAAGTTATAACTCTATAGGTATCAGAATTTAGGATATTTGACAGTAATTACAATGTTATCAGTATCACAACAATTTGACATCATGCTGGGTCAGCTCAAACCCAACTCAAGCAGCAAGAGTATCACATTCTGAAGTCAGTATATCATAATCTCAGAAAATTCATCTATAGGAACAGAGAAAATACAATTGTACAATATTAATGTGCTTAACACTATGACAAAGAGCTACATGAATGTATGATACTTCGCAAGTGAAAATGTCAGTAATACATGAACCTTGAACTTGGGTGTTCGCACTTCGCAGAATAAGAACATTCAATGCTTATGTTATACAAACTAGAGCACCAACCATTTCCCAAATGAAAGGAAAAATGCTTATTGAACTATTATGATCAAATATACATCTGAAGATGTTAATCAAGAGCTCAAGATGGTACAAAAATAAAGAAGGAGGTGAGAGTGATATGTAGCATTGGATCACCAAATAAAAACAATTGTGGTTTTTTTTACttacataaaaaaaagaaacaaatgcCAACATATATATTCAATTCTGAGTAAGTTTAGTGAATATAACAGGCCAATCAAGGAAAAGCAATAAGGGATCAAACAGTGAAATATGTTAGCTGCATTTTTTCACAAGGTTGTGGTTGAGCTAGCGCAGGAGTAGTACAAAGAGACTCCTAATTGTAGTTGTATTCATCAAAAATAATTACATTTATCTATATATGTTTACGTGTCCTTCACAAGTCAAAATCTTTCATCATTAACTCTAAATGGAACCATTTATCTAGGTACCAACAGAGGGTTACGAACAAAGATGGCCTCAGGAAGCTTGAAACTGAAGTGGGGGATCTCTCAAACAATTTGGAGCAGATGACCGTAGACTTTGACACATGGTTGTCACGTCGACAAGTCGAGTCAAGTCGATATATGTTCAGCTTGTCGACTAGTCGGCTAGTCGTAGACTAGtcgaaaatttaatattaattaaataaatattagtatatattaattaaataaatattatatatattaatatatatcttatataaatggTTTCCTACAACAAAATTATACCACTCCAATTCTCATATGTATATCAATCACAAAATAGATATGCTAATTACAAACATGTCTTTTTTCCCCTTTCATGTACATACATTAACATACTGACTTATGCATACATAAAACATACACAAAGATCTATAAACTTAGATTAACATGTTCATTATTGTTGATTTTGAgcaagtttataattatttatttttttcattttaatttttgattgaattttgCACTTGTCGACCGACTAGTCGACCAAGTCGACCGACAAATCGATAAGTCGATCGATTAGTCGACCATGTCGACCGACTAGTCGACAATTTGCAAGTCGACCTCTCCAGTCGATTTTCTTTacccgactagtcgactagtcgtcgactagtcgcgactagtcgagcGCCGTGACAACAATGCTTTGACACCAAGTTCCAACATTCGGAACCAGAATTAGTCACAGGATGAGGTCATTGGGAACTAGTTGATTCTTCAGTGCACCAGATGAAAGGGACAGAGTGAAAGAGATTTACCACGAAAAGCTCATCATGACCAATCGGAATTTTGGCAAAAATAAGACAAACACCTCCCTCTAAGTTCGCAAggttacattattttttttttaaaaatattaaatggaGATGCCCCTACTGGATGGGTGGCAAAAGTTAAACAACTTTTTAATTACCAACGCACTGCTGCCAGACCAAAAGTACCATTTTTTTCACTTAAGTCTAAACAGAGAGGCTACTTAATGGTGACAGGGGCTTTAAAGAACGTACAAAAAGAAGGGTAAGTCAGTGACATGGGACATCTTTCTGAGGAGTTGTGGCTGTGCTTTTGGTCCACAAAAATTGCGAAGACTTTGATGAAGCACTTTCACATGTGAAACAAACTGGGACGTTAAGAGTCTACCAATGGCAATTAGAGAGATTGGGTTATAAGGTTAAAGGTTGGACTCAGAAAGCTTTGGTGGGGACCTTCAGGAGGGAGAGGGGGGTGATGAAGCAAAAAATTTGTAATGCAATTTGATAGTTCAAACCGAAGACTTTTAGAGACGTGATCAGTCTTGCAAGGGTGAAGGACAAACAGATTAATCATATATGTAAGATGGCCAAGTCACCTAAAACTGTCACAAAATTTCACATAGAAAAGCTCAAGCAACACCAACCATTGATTTCATACATAGGATGAGCTTTAGCAAAGGAAAACTACTGGACAATGCTTCCATTGTGAGGATGAATTCCTTCATGGTCACTGATCCAGCTGGAGGATGATGACACGAACCATATAAAAAACATACAGTTCC
Protein-coding regions in this window:
- the LOC108204956 gene encoding uncharacterized protein LOC108204956 isoform X1 — encoded protein: MGRPNNMSDSDFDGLDHGWRSPDFSFHSSMPSGSVVHLLQVDHTGLAATRGHCSGDKHGKDTGRIFSDENSPFYCRSTTKSAQKGRYDSSNRGLSTPMLTRSVTDSVIVDEISPAHVISNDILSNVDEHNNISDSDGFYHGWRSADFSLDSSLHSGTGLAAACGHCSDSKHGRTPLSDVSNQSFSACRQRNNISDSDGLYHGWRSAILVWIPLCNLNNLHELWSLLNFLLPEIFSSSETFDEWFAISGENDLEEVLRPSLMRRLKSDVEKGLTPKETILKVGMSQMQKQ
- the LOC108204956 gene encoding uncharacterized protein LOC108204956 isoform X2, with amino-acid sequence MGRPNNMSDSDFDGLDHGWRSPDFSFHSSMPSGSVVHLLQVDHTGLAATRGHCSGDKHAQKGRYDSSNRGLSTPMLTRSVTDSVIVDEISPAHVISNDILSNVDEHNNISDSDGFYHGWRSADFSLDSSLHSGTGLAAACGHCSDSKHGRTPLSDVSNQSFSACRQRNNISDSDGLYHGWRSAILVWIPLCNLNNLHELWSLLNFLLPEIFSSSETFDEWFAISGENDLEEVLRPSLMRRLKSDVEKGLTPKETILKVGMSQMQKQ
- the LOC135150488 gene encoding glycine-rich RNA-binding protein 7-like; the encoded protein is MAAADVEFRCFVGGLAWATTDRTLGNAFSQFGEVVDSKIVNDRETGRSRGFGFVTFREEHALREAIEGMNGQSLDGRNITVNEAQSRANGGGGGGGFRHSGGRREGGGGGYGRRDSGPYGGGGGRGYDTGSPRYGSRAGGPDRKWRNISLEMSSADVEYRCFVGGLAWATTDRSLEDAFSQYGDVVDSKIINDRETGRSRGFGFVTFKDEKAMNDAIEGMNGKELEGRNITVNEAQSRGGGGGGRREGGYGGGGGGYGGGRREGGGGYGGGGGYGGGGGGSRYSNRGGNDGGW
- the LOC108204957 gene encoding uncharacterized protein LOC108204957: MMNYATSLCRRLNLSELVSKVPVYSSGSDASGGGLNLILRRWASKKTAGSTKNGRDSKPKNLGVKKFGGERVIPGNIIVRQRGTRFHPGNYVGIGKDHTLFALKEGNVKFEHHKLSGRKWVHVEPKEGHMLHPIYSNAAVSQLETSV